In the Acidimicrobiales bacterium genome, one interval contains:
- a CDS encoding DUF2637 domain-containing protein translates to MTVTDLARTNGHDLTDAEARAAAQDLVRQADSAGESLCGADVGRRFGRTDRWGRKQISLARRTDEGPAPGTTTAPTPRNVVSVPPGTGVGHVPAGTPDPTDRMTTGRSKLDTLAMLVVALVALAASYGHMLEVATTAGESIWIARMFPITVDGVVFIALRLGGPEGRWWLALGIAVSIAANVAAADPTIEGRLAPSRPRRHPPPHPLSAEPSRQSADLKARLRTDQRRFDFSTGAFRMATYEAGWGQTGGSSVRVRESGRSHRCRCRQRLLGQ, encoded by the coding sequence ATGACCGTGACTGACCTGGCCCGGACGAACGGCCACGACCTGACCGACGCCGAGGCGCGGGCAGCCGCCCAGGACCTGGTGCGCCAGGCCGACTCCGCCGGCGAGTCCTTGTGCGGCGCCGACGTCGGCCGCCGCTTCGGCCGGACCGACCGCTGGGGCCGGAAGCAGATCTCCCTCGCCCGAAGGACAGACGAAGGACCAGCGCCCGGCACGACCACCGCGCCAACGCCCCGGAACGTCGTCTCCGTTCCGCCCGGAACGGGAGTCGGCCACGTCCCGGCCGGAACGCCCGACCCGACCGATCGGATGACGACAGGCCGGTCGAAGCTCGACACGCTGGCGATGCTCGTCGTCGCCCTGGTCGCGCTAGCTGCGTCCTACGGCCACATGCTGGAGGTGGCGACGACGGCCGGCGAGAGCATCTGGATCGCCCGCATGTTCCCGATCACCGTCGACGGCGTCGTCTTCATCGCCCTCCGCCTCGGCGGCCCAGAAGGCCGCTGGTGGCTCGCCCTCGGTATCGCCGTCTCCATCGCCGCCAACGTCGCCGCCGCCGACCCCACGATCGAAGGCCGCCTGGCCCCCTCTCGCCCTCGTCGGCACCCACCGCCTCATCCACTCTCAGCCGAGCCGTCAAGGCAGTCGGCTGACCTAAAGGCGAGGCTACGAACAGACCAACGGAGGTTTGACTTTTCCACCGGCGCGTTCAGGATGGCGACATATGAGGCGGGCTGGGGTCAGACAGGCGGATCGTCGGTTCGTGTGCGCGAGTCTGGCCGCAGTCATCGCTGTCGCTGTCGTCAGCGGCTGCTCGGCCAATGA